The following proteins are encoded in a genomic region of Planctomycetaceae bacterium:
- the fmt gene encoding methionyl-tRNA formyltransferase, with product MPLRIVLLGTGEFALPSFKALIESDHEVAGIFTQPDRTGRGHHRHVNSVKQLAEEHGIPVFQPPRVNRPDVLDELRLLNADAFIVAAYGQILKPEFLEIPRLGAFNLHGSLLPRHRGAAPVQYSIWKGDQETGVTIFRIEPALDSGPIAGVVETEIGSKETSGDLMLRLAELSAPLALDVVNQLEHGTARFARQNPSLVTLAPKIRKHDGVIDWTQSPRQIDCHVRAMQPWPKAATWLVSKTREPLRCIILTTNPDPQSLPENVASGSTGTVLLADKRLLVQTGGGVIEICRLQPDGKGPMDATAFLNGYRISGGMQFGGTADTSPA from the coding sequence GTGCCGCTTCGAATCGTCCTGTTGGGCACCGGCGAATTCGCGCTGCCTTCGTTCAAGGCGCTAATTGAATCTGACCACGAAGTGGCGGGAATCTTCACTCAACCGGATCGCACCGGTCGCGGGCATCATCGGCATGTCAATTCGGTGAAGCAGCTCGCCGAAGAACACGGCATTCCGGTGTTCCAGCCGCCGCGAGTCAACCGACCCGACGTGCTGGACGAATTGCGTTTGCTGAACGCTGACGCATTCATCGTCGCCGCCTACGGTCAGATTCTGAAGCCCGAGTTCCTGGAAATCCCGCGGCTGGGAGCCTTCAATCTGCACGGATCCCTGTTGCCTCGGCATCGCGGAGCCGCACCGGTGCAGTACTCGATCTGGAAAGGCGATCAGGAAACCGGCGTGACGATCTTTCGGATCGAACCGGCGCTGGATTCCGGCCCGATCGCAGGCGTCGTCGAGACCGAAATTGGCAGCAAAGAAACATCGGGCGACCTGATGCTCAGGCTGGCGGAACTCAGCGCGCCGCTGGCGCTGGACGTCGTCAACCAGCTTGAACACGGCACCGCCAGGTTCGCCCGCCAGAATCCGTCGCTGGTCACGCTGGCTCCGAAAATTCGCAAACACGACGGTGTGATCGACTGGACTCAGTCGCCGCGACAGATCGATTGTCACGTGCGAGCCATGCAGCCATGGCCGAAGGCAGCGACGTGGCTGGTTTCGAAAACCCGCGAACCGCTTCGCTGCATCATTCTCACGACGAATCCCGATCCGCAGAGCCTGCCGGAGAATGTCGCCTCAGGCAGCACGGGCACGGTGTTGCTCGCGGACAAAAGGCTGCTGGTTCAGACCGGCGGCGGCGTGATCGAAATTTGTCGGCTGCAGCCGGATGGAAAAGGGCCGATGGACGCCACAGCATTTCTGAACGGCTACCGGATCAGCGGCGGAATGCAGTTCGGCGGCACGGCCGACACTTCGCCGGCGTGA
- a CDS encoding 2Fe-2S iron-sulfur cluster-binding protein, producing MPTIKFVNEKVTVQAHDGEDIRSVARKNGVQLYSGPHKVVNCMGFGQCGSCNVIIRNGSQNCSKRSFFERIGKWINPLLGLKMLSHPGQDVRLACQTKVNGDVEVETHPSINWHGEKFWN from the coding sequence ATGCCCACGATCAAGTTTGTCAACGAAAAGGTCACTGTGCAGGCTCACGACGGCGAAGATATTCGCTCAGTCGCGAGAAAGAACGGCGTGCAGCTCTATTCCGGGCCGCATAAGGTTGTGAACTGCATGGGGTTCGGACAATGCGGCAGTTGCAATGTGATCATCAGAAACGGGTCACAGAACTGTTCGAAGAGAAGCTTCTTTGAACGGATCGGCAAGTGGATCAACCCCTTGCTCGGACTGAAGATGCTCAGTCATCCCGGCCAGGACGTCCGCCTTGCCTGTCAGACAAAGGTGAATGGCGATGTCGAGGTTGAAACGCATCCGTCGATCAACTGGCACGGTGAGAAATTCTGGAACTGA
- a CDS encoding F0F1 ATP synthase subunit epsilon, whose protein sequence is MADLRLVLVTPETTLFDRPVASIRVPMFDGSAGVYPGRAPLVGRLGVGELKLNELGGGSESYFIDGGFIQVKGEQVSVLTNSAQPVSEISRAKAVEEMTKARAERVRSDEEFAANAHALERARKLVSMARKD, encoded by the coding sequence GTGGCTGACCTTCGCCTGGTACTCGTTACACCCGAAACGACGCTGTTCGACCGCCCTGTGGCGTCGATCCGCGTTCCGATGTTCGATGGATCTGCCGGCGTCTATCCGGGCCGCGCGCCGCTGGTCGGACGGCTGGGCGTCGGCGAGCTGAAACTGAACGAGCTTGGCGGCGGAAGCGAGTCGTATTTCATCGATGGCGGTTTCATTCAGGTCAAGGGCGAACAGGTTTCCGTGCTGACAAATTCCGCTCAACCCGTGTCAGAAATCAGCCGCGCCAAAGCGGTCGAGGAAATGACGAAAGCAAGGGCCGAGCGGGTCCGTTCCGACGAAGAATTTGCCGCCAATGCTCACGCTCTGGAACGAGCCAGGAAGCTGGTCAGCATGGCCCGGAAGGATTAG
- the atpD gene encoding F0F1 ATP synthase subunit beta has protein sequence MSATLTQGKVSQIIGSTFDAEFPEDALPEIYNALQIEETVKGIKIRVTGEVQQHLGGGQVRCVALGGTDGMVRGMTVTDTGQPLSVPVGKGTLGRVFNVLGDAIDGRGEVEHDERWPIHRHPPKLENLSAKTEVFETGIKVVDLLTPFVRGGKAGLFGGAGLGKTVILTELIARIASAHGGYSVFAGVGERTREGNDLWLEMQETKIGDTGRSVIEQTCMVFGQMNEPPGARLRVALSALTMAEWFRDATGSDTLLFVDNIFRFSQAGSEVSALLGRMPSAVGYQPTLGTELGELQERITSTNNGAITSVQAVYVPADDPTDPAPATAFSHLDAFIYLERKISEKGIYPAIDPLASSSRILDPQYVGERHYAVARRVQQTLQRYRELQDIIAILGVDELSEDDKMVVHRARRIERFLSQPFLVAEVFTGKPGNITPLEDTIRSFEEICDGKWDHLPESAFMYVGAIEEAEAQYKKMQEEAGE, from the coding sequence ATGAGCGCCACACTGACCCAGGGCAAAGTTTCTCAGATCATCGGCTCGACGTTCGACGCCGAGTTTCCCGAAGACGCGCTGCCCGAAATCTATAACGCTCTTCAGATCGAAGAGACCGTTAAGGGAATCAAGATCAGAGTCACCGGAGAAGTGCAGCAGCACCTCGGCGGCGGCCAGGTCCGCTGCGTCGCTCTGGGAGGCACAGACGGCATGGTCCGCGGTATGACCGTGACCGACACAGGACAGCCGCTGTCTGTGCCTGTCGGCAAGGGAACACTCGGCCGCGTCTTCAACGTGTTGGGTGACGCGATTGATGGCCGCGGGGAAGTCGAGCACGACGAACGGTGGCCGATTCACCGCCATCCGCCGAAACTGGAGAACCTGTCGGCCAAGACCGAAGTCTTCGAAACCGGGATCAAGGTCGTCGACCTGCTGACTCCGTTCGTCCGCGGCGGTAAGGCCGGACTCTTCGGCGGTGCGGGTCTCGGAAAGACCGTGATTCTGACCGAACTGATCGCTCGAATCGCAAGCGCACACGGCGGCTATTCCGTCTTCGCCGGCGTCGGCGAACGAACTCGCGAAGGGAATGACCTGTGGCTGGAAATGCAGGAAACCAAGATCGGCGATACCGGTCGCTCCGTCATCGAACAGACGTGCATGGTGTTCGGACAGATGAACGAACCGCCGGGTGCTCGTCTGCGAGTTGCCCTGTCGGCTCTGACGATGGCGGAATGGTTCCGTGACGCAACGGGGTCGGACACGCTGCTGTTCGTCGACAATATTTTCCGGTTCAGCCAGGCGGGCTCGGAAGTGTCAGCTCTGCTGGGTCGCATGCCGTCCGCCGTGGGTTACCAGCCGACTCTGGGCACGGAGCTGGGTGAACTTCAGGAACGCATCACGTCGACGAACAACGGAGCCATCACGTCCGTGCAGGCCGTCTACGTTCCTGCCGACGACCCGACCGACCCGGCTCCCGCGACCGCATTTTCCCACCTGGACGCGTTCATTTATCTGGAACGAAAGATTTCCGAAAAAGGTATCTACCCGGCCATCGACCCGCTGGCTTCCTCCAGCCGTATTTTGGACCCGCAGTACGTCGGCGAACGGCACTACGCAGTGGCTCGCCGAGTTCAGCAGACGCTTCAGCGATACCGAGAACTACAGGACATCATCGCCATTCTGGGTGTGGACGAACTGAGCGAAGACGACAAAATGGTCGTGCATCGTGCTCGCCGCATTGAACGCTTCCTGTCGCAGCCGTTCCTGGTCGCGGAAGTGTTCACGGGCAAGCCGGGCAACATTACTCCGCTGGAAGACACGATTCGCAGCTTCGAAGAGATCTGCGACGGCAAGTGGGACCACCTGCCGGAAAGTGCGTTTATGTACGTCGGTGCTATCGAAGAAGCGGAAGCCCAGTACAAGAAGATGCAGGAAGAAGCCGGAGAATAG
- the atpG gene encoding ATP synthase F1 subunit gamma, whose protein sequence is MANPRLLVKRLKSVRNIRKITRTMELIATSRFKRAMDRASEAAEYTKKISEIVGDLGRADLKFSHPLLESRAEQKRSVLLVLTSNRGLCGGYNGSVLRNTMAHMRELKAQGIEYSLEVSGKRGIKFLKFQKIPLARDYTHFEDQPAFAEVDELGTRYAEDYIAGRIDRLDVVYTQFESASRQYAVVESLLPLSSLGGEPAAGKSSGSGIDYEFQPSPQEILEEIVPAAFRAKLFKCFLDAAVSEQIARMVAMKGATENADEMAGSLKQQYNRARQANITSELAEIIGGAAALE, encoded by the coding sequence ATGGCCAATCCACGCTTACTTGTTAAACGACTGAAGTCGGTTCGCAATATCCGCAAGATCACGCGGACGATGGAACTGATCGCCACCAGTCGGTTCAAGAGAGCGATGGACCGCGCGTCGGAAGCGGCTGAGTACACGAAGAAGATCTCAGAAATCGTCGGTGATCTCGGACGTGCCGATCTGAAGTTTTCGCATCCACTGCTGGAATCGCGCGCGGAGCAAAAGCGCAGTGTGCTGCTGGTGCTGACGTCCAACCGAGGACTTTGCGGCGGTTACAACGGATCAGTGCTGCGGAACACGATGGCTCACATGCGTGAACTGAAAGCTCAGGGTATCGAGTACTCGCTGGAAGTGTCCGGCAAGCGAGGCATCAAGTTCCTGAAGTTTCAGAAGATCCCTCTGGCTCGCGATTACACACATTTCGAGGATCAGCCCGCGTTTGCCGAAGTGGACGAACTCGGCACCCGCTACGCCGAAGACTACATCGCGGGACGAATTGATCGGCTGGATGTGGTCTACACGCAGTTTGAATCGGCATCCCGACAATATGCCGTGGTGGAGTCGCTGTTGCCGCTTTCCAGCCTGGGTGGAGAACCGGCGGCGGGTAAATCGAGCGGTTCCGGCATCGACTATGAATTTCAGCCGTCGCCACAGGAGATTCTGGAAGAGATCGTTCCGGCGGCATTCCGGGCAAAGTTGTTCAAGTGTTTTCTGGATGCAGCGGTCAGCGAACAAATCGCTCGCATGGTGGCAATGAAGGGAGCCACCGAAAACGCGGACGAAATGGCCGGCAGTCTGAAGCAGCAGTACAACCGGGCTCGACAGGCAAACATCACCTCCGAACTGGCCGAAATCATCGGCGGAGCGGCGGCATTGGAGTAG
- the atpA gene encoding F0F1 ATP synthase subunit alpha, with the protein MKFKADEIASVIQKEIEDFRGQIQTAEVGRVIEVGDGIARCTGLSTAMAGEMVEFPSGITGLVLNLEENSVGVVILGDYLKIMEGDEVKATGTLLSVPVGDAMLGRVVDPLGNPLDGKGPVMTSESRPVEHEAVGVAGRQPVKVPLQTGIKAIDSMTPIGRGQRELIIGDRKTGKTAVAIDTILNQKGTGVKCIYVACGQRAASIAGVVEVLRENGALDYTIVVAASSADPAPLQYIAPYSGAAMAEHFMYNGEDTLVVYDDLSKQAIAYRQLSLLLRRPPGREAFPGDVFYCHSRLLERAVKLSNELGGGSMTALPIIETLEGEVSAYIPTNVISITDGQIYLEPDLFWKGVRPAINVGISVSRVGGNAQNKAMKKIAGSLRLDLAAFRELEAFAQLGTELDKATQAQLDRGYRMVELLKQPQYDPLHVADQVIVIYAGAKGYFDKVPVAKVQQTERELLDFMRSEHADARDKLIEKAELTEEVETALRAALDAFRSRTAAATAA; encoded by the coding sequence ATGAAATTCAAAGCGGACGAGATCGCTTCAGTCATCCAGAAGGAGATTGAAGACTTTCGCGGTCAGATTCAGACGGCGGAAGTCGGTCGCGTGATCGAAGTGGGTGACGGCATCGCTCGATGCACCGGCCTGTCCACGGCCATGGCCGGTGAAATGGTCGAGTTCCCCAGTGGCATCACCGGACTGGTCCTGAACCTGGAAGAAAACAGCGTCGGCGTCGTGATTCTCGGGGACTACCTGAAGATCATGGAAGGCGACGAAGTTAAAGCCACCGGGACGCTGCTGTCGGTGCCGGTCGGCGATGCCATGCTCGGGCGAGTTGTGGATCCGCTGGGAAATCCGCTGGACGGCAAAGGTCCGGTCATGACCAGCGAGTCACGGCCCGTCGAACACGAAGCTGTTGGCGTCGCCGGACGGCAGCCGGTGAAAGTTCCGCTGCAGACCGGGATCAAAGCCATCGATTCGATGACGCCCATCGGTCGCGGTCAGCGTGAACTCATCATCGGCGACCGCAAAACCGGCAAGACCGCCGTCGCCATCGACACCATTCTGAACCAGAAGGGTACCGGCGTTAAGTGCATCTACGTGGCGTGCGGACAGCGAGCCGCGTCCATCGCCGGAGTCGTCGAGGTTCTTCGCGAAAACGGAGCACTGGACTATACCATCGTGGTGGCGGCCAGTTCCGCCGATCCGGCTCCGCTGCAGTACATTGCTCCGTATTCCGGAGCGGCGATGGCTGAGCACTTCATGTACAACGGCGAAGATACGCTGGTTGTGTACGATGACCTGTCCAAGCAGGCGATCGCCTATCGCCAGTTGTCGCTGCTGCTGCGTCGTCCGCCGGGACGGGAAGCGTTTCCCGGTGACGTCTTTTATTGCCACAGCCGACTGCTGGAACGAGCCGTCAAGCTCAGCAACGAACTGGGCGGCGGGTCCATGACGGCTCTTCCGATTATCGAAACTTTGGAAGGCGAAGTGTCCGCCTACATTCCGACGAATGTGATTTCCATTACCGACGGCCAGATCTATCTGGAACCGGACCTGTTCTGGAAGGGCGTTCGTCCTGCCATCAACGTCGGTATCAGTGTCTCGCGCGTCGGCGGGAACGCTCAGAATAAGGCCATGAAGAAAATTGCCGGTTCGCTCCGACTGGACCTGGCGGCCTTCCGAGAACTTGAAGCGTTCGCTCAGCTTGGCACCGAACTGGACAAGGCGACTCAGGCACAGTTGGATCGTGGTTACCGCATGGTCGAGCTTCTGAAGCAGCCACAATATGACCCGCTGCACGTGGCGGATCAGGTTATTGTCATTTATGCCGGAGCCAAGGGGTATTTCGACAAAGTTCCCGTGGCAAAGGTCCAGCAGACGGAAAGGGAACTTCTGGACTTCATGCGGTCAGAACATGCTGACGCCCGTGACAAGCTGATTGAAAAGGCGGAACTGACGGAGGAAGTGGAAACAGCGCTGAGGGCCGCTCTGGACGCGTTCCGCAGCCGGACAGCGGCCGCAACCGCTGCGTAA
- the atpH gene encoding ATP synthase F1 subunit delta, with protein sequence MSEPLKTRPDHVLEDPGAKAVASLYARSYLSAAKENGVDDAEAELASFVDDVLAVHPDFRQVLVSDSVSRDDKLAVIGRSVAPHCSEFFANFLKVLVRHNRMQLIDEIRQVVVQVREELAGQQRVQVRSARPLSDQSRGQIRDRLKDKLGFEPILQESVDESLIGGLVIQVGDTVYDSSLRTRLKTLTGRLTEKTFHEIQSGRDRFSHPEGD encoded by the coding sequence ATGTCCGAGCCACTGAAAACTCGACCTGACCACGTGCTGGAAGATCCCGGCGCGAAGGCTGTTGCGAGTCTTTACGCCCGGTCGTATCTCTCGGCCGCAAAGGAAAACGGTGTGGACGACGCGGAGGCCGAACTGGCTTCGTTTGTCGACGACGTGCTGGCCGTGCATCCCGATTTTCGGCAGGTGCTGGTTTCTGATTCCGTGAGCAGAGACGACAAACTTGCCGTGATTGGCCGTTCGGTTGCGCCTCACTGTTCGGAGTTCTTCGCGAACTTTCTGAAAGTACTGGTACGGCACAACCGCATGCAGCTGATCGACGAGATCCGGCAGGTTGTGGTGCAGGTGCGTGAGGAACTCGCCGGCCAGCAGCGGGTGCAGGTGCGGTCCGCCCGGCCGCTGTCTGACCAGTCGCGAGGTCAGATTCGGGATCGATTGAAAGACAAACTCGGGTTCGAGCCAATTCTTCAGGAATCGGTTGACGAATCTCTGATCGGTGGCCTGGTGATTCAGGTCGGTGACACAGTTTATGATTCATCGCTGCGTACTCGTCTGAAAACACTGACGGGTCGTTTGACGGAGAAGACTTTCCATGAAATTCAAAGCGGACGAGATCGCTTCAGTCATCCAGAAGGAGATTGA
- the atpF gene encoding F0F1 ATP synthase subunit B: MMFRYVAYSLKLCCFAFALCVASSVVSVYAQEHAEKSEHGGEAASVDGHAEAGGHGTAPGPPMDPKADLALWSLVVFVIFLFVLKKLAWKPMIEGLDRREAGIRSAIAEAEENQRKSQALLADYEAKLRGAEQTVADMVAEAKRDAERVSQDIVAKAQADVEAMRVRAKEDIGRAKDAALADVFTSVNRQVAAATERVLGRAMNDADQDRLISEALQEIGT, from the coding sequence ATGATGTTTCGATACGTTGCATACTCGCTGAAACTCTGTTGCTTCGCGTTTGCGCTGTGCGTCGCGTCGTCGGTTGTGTCCGTATATGCCCAGGAACACGCTGAGAAATCCGAACACGGCGGAGAAGCGGCTTCGGTCGACGGGCATGCCGAGGCGGGTGGCCACGGTACGGCTCCGGGGCCTCCGATGGATCCGAAGGCGGACCTGGCTCTGTGGTCGCTGGTTGTGTTTGTCATCTTTCTGTTCGTGCTGAAAAAGCTCGCGTGGAAGCCGATGATCGAAGGGCTTGATCGGCGGGAAGCCGGGATTCGCTCCGCGATCGCTGAGGCTGAAGAGAACCAGCGGAAGTCACAGGCGCTGCTGGCCGACTACGAAGCCAAACTTCGCGGCGCGGAGCAGACCGTCGCCGACATGGTGGCGGAAGCCAAACGCGACGCCGAACGCGTCAGTCAGGACATCGTCGCGAAGGCACAGGCTGACGTGGAAGCCATGCGGGTTCGAGCGAAGGAAGATATCGGCCGGGCCAAAGATGCGGCTCTGGCGGATGTCTTCACATCGGTCAATCGGCAGGTGGCCGCAGCCACGGAACGAGTGCTCGGTCGGGCCATGAACGACGCCGACCAGGACCGGCTGATCAGCGAAGCACTTCAGGAAATCGGCACGTAG
- the atpE gene encoding ATP synthase F0 subunit C, with the protein MSRFVKLFCLVFAAMLATAVPAMAQDGGTSISFSGAFGAGIVMLGAGWGIGKIGASAVESMARQPEVAGDIRGAMIVAAALIEGATFFALIVCIARGG; encoded by the coding sequence GTGAGTCGATTTGTGAAATTGTTCTGTCTGGTCTTTGCGGCCATGTTGGCAACCGCCGTTCCGGCAATGGCTCAGGATGGCGGTACCTCAATCAGCTTCTCAGGCGCCTTCGGGGCCGGGATTGTGATGCTGGGTGCCGGCTGGGGTATTGGCAAGATTGGTGCTTCTGCCGTGGAAAGCATGGCTCGGCAGCCTGAAGTTGCCGGTGACATTCGTGGTGCCATGATCGTTGCGGCCGCTCTGATCGAAGGGGCAACGTTTTTCGCACTCATCGTGTGTATTGCTCGTGGCGGCTAG
- the atpB gene encoding F0F1 ATP synthase subunit A — translation MAGEEHQEDLFHHVRDAAGFDLPGGHADAHGHGLLDIRLPDTFNFDIGIFSFELTKFMVLQVVAAAIVLFVFWGLARRIRSGEPVKGRFWNFWEAIALFIRDEVVRPTIGDDHHDHGHGDGHGDHSHEPTGGHPADKYLPFIWSCFFYILICNLLGAIPWLGSATGNINVTGALAVVAFFATVTYGFQAMGPAGFFNNMKPETGVPGAGGAVLSYGIFGIEIFGFFIKHAVLAVRLFANIMGGHTVIAVILGFIASFAHEGVAMWSLVTVASIFGQIFIGLLELFVAFLQAYVFAFLSTIFIAMAVHEH, via the coding sequence ATGGCTGGCGAAGAGCACCAGGAAGATCTGTTTCATCATGTGCGTGATGCTGCCGGCTTCGATCTGCCAGGCGGACATGCGGATGCGCATGGCCACGGACTGCTGGACATACGGCTCCCTGACACCTTCAACTTTGACATCGGGATATTTTCGTTCGAGCTCACGAAGTTCATGGTGCTGCAGGTTGTTGCGGCAGCAATCGTCCTGTTCGTGTTTTGGGGTCTGGCGCGAAGGATTCGCAGCGGTGAGCCTGTAAAGGGGCGATTCTGGAACTTCTGGGAAGCCATCGCCCTGTTTATTCGAGATGAGGTCGTGCGGCCCACAATTGGCGACGACCATCATGATCACGGGCATGGCGACGGTCACGGCGACCATTCGCATGAGCCAACGGGAGGGCATCCTGCCGACAAGTATCTGCCGTTTATCTGGAGCTGCTTCTTTTACATCCTGATCTGCAATCTGCTGGGGGCAATTCCCTGGCTCGGTTCCGCAACCGGGAACATCAATGTCACCGGTGCGTTGGCCGTGGTCGCGTTTTTTGCCACCGTGACCTATGGGTTTCAGGCAATGGGGCCGGCCGGATTCTTTAATAATATGAAGCCGGAAACAGGTGTTCCGGGTGCTGGCGGGGCCGTGTTGTCCTACGGCATCTTTGGGATTGAGATCTTTGGCTTCTTTATCAAGCACGCGGTTCTGGCTGTTCGACTGTTTGCCAACATCATGGGCGGCCACACGGTGATCGCGGTAATTCTCGGGTTTATTGCCTCGTTTGCCCATGAAGGGGTGGCGATGTGGTCGCTGGTGACCGTGGCAAGCATTTTTGGTCAGATTTTCATTGGTCTGCTGGAGTTGTTTGTCGCGTTTCTGCAGGCGTATGTGTTCGCGTTCCTGTCAACCATTTTTATCGCAATGGCGGTGCATGAACACTGA
- a CDS encoding AtpZ/AtpI family protein: MSKDSETRRKRRASSIADAYRQAHEVMSAGMSIAICAGVGYWLDTKTGWMPVLTIIGSLAGCVAAAVSLRDLLRRLDKESQKRRERRNDVAASSGLPDSNDKDSCSE; this comes from the coding sequence GTGTCAAAGGACTCCGAAACCAGGCGCAAGCGGCGGGCCAGTAGCATCGCGGATGCGTATCGGCAGGCCCACGAAGTGATGTCGGCGGGAATGTCGATAGCCATCTGCGCAGGCGTCGGCTATTGGCTGGATACAAAGACTGGCTGGATGCCGGTGCTGACAATCATCGGGTCGCTGGCAGGTTGTGTGGCAGCAGCAGTGTCGCTGCGGGATTTGCTGAGGCGGCTGGACAAAGAATCGCAGAAACGCCGCGAACGGCGCAACGACGTTGCGGCATCGAGCGGGCTGCCGGATTCGAATGACAAGGACTCCTGCTCAGAGTGA